One window of the Paenibacillus beijingensis genome contains the following:
- the sigZ gene encoding RNA polymerase sigma factor SigZ — translation MLKAETLWEAHHEHIRRFVDHKTHFHPDAEDIVQNVFMKAFARVDDVKDDLKIRAWLYQIARNCIVDHYRKQKRTGELPDQLCFSDEYEEPDLTEEAVAGLKNVIRLLPDKYREALELSELSEMSQKELSEHLGISYSGAKSRVQRGRKMIKDMMTSCCAIEADRYGNIIDYRVMQEEPRLKRS, via the coding sequence GTGTTGAAGGCTGAAACGCTTTGGGAAGCGCACCATGAGCATATCCGAAGATTCGTCGATCATAAAACCCATTTTCATCCCGATGCCGAGGATATTGTCCAAAACGTGTTCATGAAGGCTTTCGCCCGCGTGGACGACGTAAAGGACGATTTGAAAATACGAGCCTGGCTGTACCAAATCGCGCGGAACTGCATCGTTGACCATTACCGGAAACAGAAACGAACCGGGGAACTGCCGGATCAGCTGTGTTTCTCCGATGAATACGAAGAACCGGATCTTACGGAGGAGGCCGTCGCCGGCTTGAAAAATGTCATCCGGCTGTTGCCGGACAAATACAGGGAGGCGCTGGAGCTCTCTGAACTGAGTGAGATGTCCCAGAAGGAACTAAGCGAGCATCTCGGGATCTCTTATTCGGGAGCCAAATCAAGAGTGCAGCGGGGCCGGAAGATGATAAAGGACATGATGACCAGCTGCTGTGCGATTGAAGCGGACCGGTACGGCAATATTATCGACTACCGCGTCATGCAGGAAGAGCCTCGCTTGAAGAGGTCTTAA
- a CDS encoding MerR family transcriptional regulator — protein MRIGELSTRTGVSIRSLRYYEQQGLLAPDRQGNGYREYSLLAEDQVRTIKFYLDLGLSTEQIAGFLQCVLKNKEAFCREVLPIYRQKLAEIDDQIQLLQNIKSNLEDRIHSILNERQIDEQEA, from the coding sequence ATGAGAATCGGAGAACTGTCCACCCGTACCGGGGTTAGCATTCGCTCGTTGCGTTATTACGAGCAGCAGGGTCTGCTCGCTCCCGATCGACAAGGGAACGGTTACCGCGAATATTCGCTGCTTGCGGAAGATCAGGTGCGTACAATTAAGTTTTATTTGGACCTCGGACTATCGACGGAGCAAATCGCCGGGTTTTTGCAGTGCGTCCTGAAGAACAAAGAAGCATTCTGCCGGGAAGTGCTCCCCATTTATCGGCAGAAGCTGGCGGAAATCGACGATCAGATCCAGCTTCTGCAAAATATCAAATCGAATTTGGAGGACCGCATCCACTCGATCTTGAACGAACGACAAATCGACGAACAGGAGGCTTGA
- a CDS encoding SDR family oxidoreductase, giving the protein MVQTLEGKVALVTGASRGIGQKIAETLASAGAKVVVNYASSPAKAEEVVNGIRQSGGEAIAVQADIGKVSEVERLFDETLRAYGRLDILVNNAGVLATKPLTSITEEDFDKHFAINVKGTFFAIQQAARVMSENGRIINFSTSIVGMMLPTYSLYAGTKGAVEQFTRHLAKELGPKKITVNAIAPGPVNTELFTAGKSEEQIRMYASMNAFGRLGETEDITKVVLFLASDESQWINGQTIRANGGSI; this is encoded by the coding sequence ATGGTTCAAACGCTGGAAGGGAAAGTAGCATTGGTAACAGGGGCGTCTCGAGGCATCGGACAAAAGATTGCCGAAACGTTGGCTTCGGCTGGCGCGAAGGTCGTTGTGAATTACGCAAGCAGCCCGGCGAAAGCAGAAGAAGTCGTGAACGGCATTCGACAAAGTGGCGGCGAAGCGATTGCCGTGCAAGCCGATATCGGGAAAGTCTCGGAAGTGGAACGGCTGTTCGACGAAACGCTGCGGGCTTATGGGCGATTGGACATTCTCGTGAACAACGCCGGTGTTCTTGCGACGAAGCCGCTTACCTCCATCACGGAAGAGGATTTCGACAAGCACTTCGCAATTAACGTGAAGGGAACATTCTTCGCGATTCAGCAAGCGGCACGAGTCATGAGCGAGAACGGCCGCATTATTAATTTCTCCACTTCCATTGTGGGGATGATGCTTCCGACGTACAGCCTTTATGCGGGGACGAAAGGTGCCGTCGAGCAATTTACGCGTCATCTGGCCAAGGAGCTTGGACCGAAGAAAATTACGGTCAACGCGATCGCGCCGGGACCGGTGAACACGGAACTGTTTACCGCCGGGAAATCGGAAGAACAGATTAGGATGTATGCCAGTATGAACGCCTTCGGAAGATTAGGGGAAACAGAGGACATCACCAAAGTCGTTCTTTTCTTAGCGAGCGACGAGTCCCAGTGGATTAACGGGCAGACGATCCGTGCCAACGGCGGTTCCATCTGA
- the trxA gene encoding thioredoxin: MAISDVTDASFKDVVESAQTVLVDFWANWCPPCKMIAPVLEELDIEIPGLKIVKLNVDDDPITPGSFNVMSLPTLIVFKNGQAVDRIVGFKSKNQLQTLVSRYL; the protein is encoded by the coding sequence ATGGCTATTTCAGACGTAACGGACGCAAGCTTCAAAGACGTTGTTGAATCCGCTCAGACGGTACTCGTCGACTTCTGGGCGAACTGGTGCCCGCCTTGCAAAATGATCGCGCCGGTTCTTGAAGAGTTAGATATCGAAATACCGGGCTTGAAGATCGTCAAGTTGAATGTGGATGATGATCCGATAACCCCCGGCAGCTTCAACGTGATGAGCCTTCCGACGCTTATCGTGTTCAAGAACGGTCAGGCAGTGGATAGAATCGTCGGCTTCAAGTCTAAAAACCAGTTGCAGACTCTTGTTAGCCGATATCTATAG
- a CDS encoding aldo/keto reductase, giving the protein MKYNLLGNTGVMISEIGLGTMTFGGGEMWGAFGSLGVKEAERLVDHALDAGVNFFDTANAYAEGQSEEILGKTLKSKRHQAIIATKVRARMGPGPNDLGLSRLHIIRQVEESLRRLETDYIDLYQIHNPDQLTDWEETLRALDDLVRSGKVRYIGSSNMQGWEIMKARGISALRGLEAFKSSQSYYSLAAREIEREMIPVLNDQKMGLIVWSPLSGGFLSGKYTRDNQGGADDRHNKASFPPVDKEKAFRIVDVLSDIAAEREATVAQIALAWVLNQQTVTSIIVGARSPEQLTNNLDASGILLTEAELSRLDEVSRLPIEYPKWPFLEDNDSIVRKHSAIAR; this is encoded by the coding sequence ATGAAGTACAATTTGCTTGGTAACACAGGAGTGATGATTTCGGAAATCGGTCTCGGCACGATGACGTTCGGCGGCGGGGAGATGTGGGGCGCATTCGGTTCGCTTGGCGTAAAGGAAGCGGAGCGGTTGGTGGATCATGCGCTGGACGCCGGCGTGAACTTTTTCGATACGGCTAATGCCTATGCGGAAGGGCAATCCGAAGAGATACTCGGAAAAACGTTAAAGTCGAAACGGCACCAAGCGATCATCGCCACGAAAGTGAGAGCTCGCATGGGGCCGGGTCCTAATGATCTCGGCTTATCCCGGCTGCATATCATCCGGCAAGTGGAAGAAAGTCTGAGGCGGCTGGAGACCGATTATATCGACCTGTACCAAATTCACAATCCGGACCAGCTAACCGATTGGGAAGAAACGCTTCGCGCGCTCGACGACCTTGTACGCAGCGGCAAAGTTCGCTACATCGGCTCATCCAACATGCAAGGATGGGAAATCATGAAGGCGCGCGGGATATCGGCATTACGAGGTCTCGAGGCGTTCAAGAGCAGCCAATCCTACTACTCGCTTGCGGCACGCGAGATCGAGCGGGAAATGATCCCGGTTCTGAACGATCAGAAGATGGGGTTAATCGTTTGGAGCCCGTTATCGGGCGGTTTCTTGTCCGGCAAATATACGCGTGACAATCAAGGGGGCGCAGATGACCGGCATAACAAGGCATCTTTTCCTCCCGTGGATAAGGAGAAAGCATTTCGGATCGTGGATGTGCTCTCGGACATTGCTGCGGAACGCGAAGCAACAGTGGCCCAGATCGCTCTCGCATGGGTGCTGAATCAACAGACGGTCACCAGCATTATCGTCGGAGCGAGAAGCCCCGAGCAGCTAACGAACAATTTGGACGCATCCGGCATCCTTTTGACCGAAGCAGAATTAAGCCGCCTGGATGAAGTGAGCCGGCTGCCGATCGAGTACCCTAAATGGCCTTTTCTCGAAGATAACGATTCCATCGTTCGGAAACATTCGGCAATAGCTCGATAA
- a CDS encoding SDR family oxidoreductase has protein sequence MMDKKEGNVVLVTGASSGIGYLSAKSLAAKGHTVYASMRDIGGRNARKAEELCDYAEAHGYTLRPIELDVLSQTSADQAVRTIVEEQGRLDVVMHNAGHLVVGVVEAYTPQEIMNVFETNVLGSQRVNRAALPYMRARQSGLLLWISSTTVRGGFPPFLGPYVAAKAAMDSLAQSMAYEVAKFGIETSFVVPGAFTKGTSHFPNAGRPQDDATSAEYERINGLLEEVGARLSDLTPPEADPQAVADEVARIVSLPAGSRPARAVIDFVNDGAEEVTELSEKVRIEFIRRIGLDDLLTASASM, from the coding sequence ATGATGGATAAGAAGGAAGGAAATGTCGTTCTTGTCACAGGAGCAAGTTCTGGAATCGGTTATTTATCCGCGAAGTCGTTGGCAGCAAAGGGACATACGGTATACGCCAGCATGCGCGACATCGGCGGTCGAAACGCGAGGAAAGCGGAGGAACTTTGCGATTACGCCGAAGCTCATGGGTACACATTAAGGCCAATTGAACTCGATGTACTGTCGCAAACCTCCGCGGACCAAGCGGTTCGAACCATCGTGGAAGAACAAGGTCGACTTGACGTCGTCATGCACAATGCCGGTCATCTCGTCGTCGGGGTCGTGGAAGCTTACACCCCGCAGGAAATCATGAACGTGTTCGAGACAAACGTCCTCGGCTCACAGCGTGTCAACCGCGCGGCACTGCCGTACATGCGGGCGCGTCAATCCGGATTGCTGCTTTGGATCAGCAGCACGACCGTAAGAGGCGGATTTCCTCCGTTCCTTGGGCCGTACGTCGCGGCGAAAGCGGCCATGGACTCTTTAGCGCAGTCGATGGCCTACGAAGTCGCGAAGTTCGGTATTGAAACGTCCTTTGTCGTGCCTGGAGCCTTTACGAAAGGGACTTCCCACTTCCCCAATGCAGGCCGCCCGCAAGACGACGCGACTTCTGCGGAGTACGAGCGGATCAACGGCCTGCTTGAGGAGGTCGGCGCACGTTTAAGCGACCTTACGCCTCCCGAAGCCGATCCTCAAGCCGTAGCCGACGAAGTCGCTCGGATCGTAAGCTTGCCGGCTGGCAGCCGCCCCGCTCGCGCTGTCATCGATTTCGTCAATGACGGTGCTGAAGAGGTGACGGAGCTCTCCGAGAAAGTTCGGATTGAATTCATTCGCCGCATCGGATTAGATGATTTACTCACTGCATCTGCCTCAATGTAA